CCTGTATATTCTTTGCAATGGCGGGTTAACGCTGCCGGGGTCAGCATTTTCTTAACACTCTCGCATCAAAATTGCCCTTGTGTGTTCCGGCATAAAGTGTTTCACGATATACGTGATGGGATtgtaacattattcatgtcttgaccaggacgtcgtatttgtcaaaccatctcaTACCCCCGTACTAATATTCGTTCATGCCAAATTAAGTGAAGGAAGGGGTCTCAACAGTGCTCTGCTGTAAGCAGCTAAATAGATGGATGAATGCGTAGATAGACACGAAAGGTTTTTGGTGTAACCAAAGAAAAGGAGGAGCTGTAAATTAGGAGCCGTAGAGCGAACTCATATATGAAAGAGCCCAATGCCACAAAATGACGCAGATCCTCCACAACACACCCATTGATAACGTCATTGTACTGCTTTCGCTCAAGGTTGCTGAAGGAAATTCCAGCAACGGTTGTCGTGTTTTTTTATGAAAACGAAATTGGAAATGAAAGATATTATAAGTGCTTGTAACAGCGAAAATTGAGGCATTTACGTAGGGTGGCACGAAGTGAAGCGTGAGCCTATTGAATGAGCCAAAATAATTGACCCGTCGAAATTTACAGAATTTTGTTCATTGAACTCGAACAGAGGCGGTCGCAATcactgtttgtggaagcagagacGCTAGACCACGTGGTCTGGCGTGCCTAGGAAAATGCACAATTTGATAAACACGCTTATGGTAGCGTTCGGCAAAGACGCATTCAGTATGGCGTCCTTTCCATGTGCCAACGGTTCCGGGCTTGATTTCTATTAGTGACAGTGTTCTCCTACCGACGGGGCGAAATATAATAATTATGGCGTATGAAAGCTTCCGTGCGCATGAAGAAAGCCATGTGGCAAAACGTGACTTAGATTGCCGCTTTACATCTTTGCCAGGATACAGTTCGAGAACTTCATACTTGTTGTGTTAGATTTTTAAAAGAATGTAAAGATGAAAGACGAAAAACTAAAGATTAGTCTCATCGCAATGTCGTTGTTGCAAGTTGAaagcaaaacaaaggaaaacaGCCATGCCACGCTAAGTTTACAATAGGAACATTGTTATGTTGTGTACAGTTGTGATATCTTCATgtatgttaaaataaaaaaaaatgtaaaccATCGTGGTACAGTCTGTGTCACAAACTCATGCCTGTACATTGCACATAGTAGTACTACCGAATTTAAATCGCTGCGAAGTTTTAGGAGTCGCATTCAATGTGTCCATTTCTTTCAGAGGCGCCATCTGAGCGAAGACATGAACTGGTGAACTGTGTGAAGACTCATCTTAACGAGCAGGTAAGTGAGTAGAGTGGCTTGAAATCTCCACCGACGAACTTCGAGAAAAAATACCAGTCATTAGTACGCAACGACTGTAAGGTTACTCTGACTTTATCTCAACTGGTACTCCTCTCCGGCAACCCACGCACCTATAAAATGGGAACAACCCACATAAATTTTTTCGTTACGgggcagaaaaaacaaaaaaagatcatTGTTAGAACAATATAAATATGCGGAAAAGACACACAAGCGGAAAATATAAAGTGAAACCTTATTTTTAAGCTCAAGAGAACGTTTGCAAAAAATAAGATCAAGGTTACGGGGACTACGCAAGAGATGAGGGGCAGGGGAGGAGGGCACCCAGAAGAGGTGAACCTAGGTACGTAAAAACCTACGACACACCACGCAAGACACAAACTGAAGGCAATTTCAAGATTAAACAGTCCTTTTTGATCGAAGTTACGGACAGAAGAGTGACGAAAAACTGCGACTGCTTTTGGGTATCTTAACGCGAAAATCTCAAAATACGTCTGCTTATATAGGTTGCACACATCCAGCCAGTATCCTTGAATCTTGGACAGATTTCGTTGGAGACTAGAACATGGCTACTCAAACAGTAAATAATTTACTTAGGAAAAAAACAGCCCTTATTTTTCAGTATCTCTGCTCTTAAGAGGCATAGCAAGAACTGCACTAACgtttcgagaaaaaaaagaaaaaaaaacgttgtacaGGTCCATAAAATGGGTTATGGGTGAAGGAGAGTGAATCACTGTTCTGCGGGTGAATGTCGCCCTTATTAGGTAGTGACCATACCTACCCCAACACCACCCTCTTTAACTTTACAAACCCACAAGGTCACTTACAGACTCTTGCTTTTGTTGTAAATAATCGACTGTCATGTTTTGTTTCATCTGAATCCGAGGAGATTGCAATGCGTCTTCACAGTCATCTTTGTGCTATGCGGTGTTGTAAACAGCCATAACGAGAACTTCAAAGGATTGTCGGTTTTAATGCCACTTTGGGTTAACATGAAAAGCCAAAGGAAAGGTAAATGAAACGGAAACAATATTTGTCATTATGGGTTACGTTGTCAATTGTAAAAAACGAAGGATGAGCCAAGTTCAAAACTGTTGAGTGTCTTCCAATGACATCTCTTTTTATTTATTCTACAGGCTTCCCAGAAGTTGAGTGAGGTGAAGCAGCGCCTTAACTGTGAAGACCTGGATTGCGTCTTCACGAAGATTTGTGAACTGAGCAGTGACACCCACGTAAGTATGCTTTAACTACGTTGAGAATTCATTCACCTGTATATAGATCACCTAGGCTGGCCACAATTGCTTATACTTCTTTTTGAAGGTTTTACTTGGAATAGTGTGTTGAACACGGTATGTTTACTCACAGCGACATCAACCTATAAAATGAGTGTACACGGCGGTATAGCTTGAAGTTACCCCACGGTATATGAGGTGTGCATTCTTTCAGGTTAAGCGTGCATGTTGATTATGTCGGTTGCCGTTCTTTCACTTTAAATCTTGAATACTAATTTCAAACTTCAGAATATTTACTTCTCACGAATATATAAGTATTCGTCATCGCAGGCACACCTTCAAAAAATAATGGACTTCGACTCAGATAGGGTTACGCTAGTGAACATGTGAGTGGTAAAAGTGGCAAACGATCGAGGAAAAAAAAGCAGGAGATTTCTTTGTCACCAACATCACACAGCAGAGAAGCATTTCTACTTTCTCACACTGTTTCCGTAAAGATGAGTTTAGAGACAATCGAAATTGGAAGAACCAGAAAATGTATACAAATACGACAGTAACTCTTCGTTTATTCAAAAGAAAGCCTGAATACATAAAGTTGCCACTTAACTCTTGCAGTTGATAACCCTGAGGTGCAAGCGTTTTACATATTGCATTTATGTTCTCACCTGTGACGCTCAACTATAACGACAGAGCATAGTCAGGATGGCTGAATACAAATTTGTCTATATATGTATCTAACAAAAAGTTATTCCCTCAGAATTTTTATAAATCAAAACTAGAAGATGGTGCATATGATGAAGGAAATTCTGATTGTTTCAGCTTCAGATATACAGGTCCGGATGTCGGCACATTTCTAGTGATGGCTGCCTACTATTTATCTTGTCCCTCGGGCAACTTACACCGGAACTCAGGGCTTTCGGCCTCTTGTTCCAAAAACAGAGCCTTGATGCAGAACCCATTCAAACTCTCTTAGCATTTCTTGGCAGATTTTTAAAGCAAAATGATGGTACAAGCAGCATAGTTCGAAGAATTAACACCGCATTTTAGTCTAAAATTTTTAGGACTGGTTTTTTTTCAGTGCACTAACCCAAACACTTAACATAGTTGGTGTTGATCCAGACAAATCTTGATGTTACCATTAGCAGGATTCTAGTTTTAATTATTCGTCAAACTTTGCTGCAGGCATTGAAatttataaaataaaaaaatagtctAAAAGTAAACAAATATCCAGGCAATATGAAAAGATAAGCACGCATCAATTGCACTTTAGCCACTCGTTTAAtagtttatttattattattattattattattttgcagCAAGAGCACGCCAACACATTCCTGCCGGTAAGTCAATACTGCTTCACTGTTTCTTTCCAGATATAGTGAAAAATGAACTAAATAAAAATTTGTGGGAGACCTTGTAACTGCCAGACAGTCACAAGCAATTCAAAGCCCGAGCAGAGGAAATGAGGGTTGTTTTTCAGTGGCAGAATAATTGGATTTTTCTTTTGACAGGTCGTGAAATTAAGTTTCGAAGATAACCTAAGTGGATACTAATTCTTCCAACGTCATTGCCACTCGCCTTTCTGTTTTATTTGATACTGTTCTTCTTTATTTCCTCTTCCTATTAGTAAATTGAATGAGCCTTCCGAAACAATAATGGAAAGATTTGGATAAAGACGCGATACTAAAAGAACTTCCACCGTGTCATAGATTGCCGAACGTATGAACATGAATGCCGTTGATCTAACTCTCGCATAGCTCACTCATTGCCAAACTTCCCTAGCCACTCAACAGAAATGCAGGAAGCAGATGTGGTGTCATATGAAAGTTTCTTTGAATGTCAATACATGCAGAGTAGGTGTTCGCTGCGTTATGCCAGGTTCATCAGTTTGTTTTTATCTGCTTAGGATGATGTGAAGACGGACGTTCGTGCAGCCCTTACGCAATGCCGTCCAAGCAACTAAAGAGCAGCTCTTCAGCATCTCGCAAGCACGTCATTGAAGACAACGCAACCATCTACTCGTCGTAATCACGAATCTTATAATTGGAGTGAAATAAATAACAACGTCTCTTGATAACTGCTGACTGATGTGCTTACTCATtcagtcatctttttttttcttgcagttgataAAGTGTGTGGGTGCACTGGGATGCACATCTGTGGCTTCGTAAATGCCTTATACTTGCCTTGGCATAATTGGCTATCACGTTTCTATATAATTTTGTATAACAAATAAACGAGCCCTGAATGTACGAATCTTTCCTTCGGTCGCAACGAGGGTCTCCTTATGGCAGACTTGGAGCCTTCACATAGCATACGAGGTATTACAAGTGAGCTTCCTGCTCGTgatcagttcacgtgctacgtgacacctaAACACGCAGATAAAGCGTGTTCCGCAGTCACCGTCTTAGCTACTGGCAGCGCTGTCTGGCGCTCCGTTTGTTGCACGTATACACCCTGTGGATTGGtcggggggatagccgccgttgTAGCTCAGTTACTAGAGTATCGGACGTGTTACttgaaggccgcaggttcggtccctacccacggcaatttatcttttcgtccacttttcttttttcacttttttgctaCAATTAATTCTAATAGCAGACTCTATACTTTCTTTATTTCATAAGAAAGTGGACAACAAggatttgaaaaattacaggctcaAGAGCTTATTCTCCATCGTGTACAAGCTACTTACAAACGTAGTTTCTACCAAGATAAAGCATCATCAGAAATACGGAAGGATCAGTGAGGATTTCATACAGACACCTACACactcgaccacattcatactatcaaacaGGTGATATAGAAGTGATccgaatacagccaaccactatacataggcttcatagattacgagaaggcacttGAATTAGTAGAGATATcgcactgtggaatcagggcgtcaacaAAGCATATATACACATTctaaatctacagaggatcagctagtatcaatatatatatatatatatatatatatatatatatatatatatatatatatatatatatatatatatatatatatatatatatgacgctatggtGACTGGGCggcgtggcctggctcataccccctGTTTTATTCCAAAAGCgcttcttcctcatctacctctcctaaccatctctgccttcttacgtcacagtattccccctccccccaaaagatGGTtccggttacaaactacaacaaattgaagaagaaaataaacaaaataatagccaaattcacagtttcacgtcccgatggagttccacaatctcactaaatcttcaaggccgagggagcagtccggtgatttttTGGCGACTCTGGCGGatgagcttgactgttgcgttccggagaGAGTGCGCTACACATGGATACTGACAATACTGGTTGAAATGTTCTGGGACTAAGCAAGGTtggaacgcattgttgcatcggcGGCTCtcatgtcgtcggggttgtatttttcgtcaTGATTTGTGCGATtccggtgcttcttgctttcgagctttttgacagactgtgacgaagtgcctgagtgatagcggtgtgcaagcagggcttccgcgtctttctcggcgttttctgtggtggtgcagtcggtgtaaaTAGCAAGTGCAGagagtgtctctggtgactttttTTGTGCGAAAGCGCCTGTCGTCTAGaattagagatcttattttccaaTCTTCTTCACTTTGAGAGTGCGCTTTCGTCGAattttgcgttcgtcgatgccctcgttgcaatCTTTCTCGTTGTAGCATGAGTTTGTGAACtgggctttgcttgctttgctgaggtTGCTCAGCAAATGGCTGTAGTGGTACCCGTTCTGGAATGGGACATTCATTTCCTTcggcgtcctgtagacagctgatgaatggtgaactggtgtcttgcttatcgggcatagttagcaatgcgtcatcattgctagcttgctcttcagaggcttcggtgacggggtTCATTAAGGGTGCTCCCGAAAGACAGCTGTGTACGAGGTTTGGTGTATCGTGCACTTCTGAATTCGTTCGATTCATGAATTAgtgagctctgcatgtgggcaccacaggtgacatggcattgctaggtttgaactgcaaattttggcaagtctgcggtgccgtagaaatgacacgaagctcttcaggggcttttttttttgctgttcactgcgagtggttcttgcgcctggtagcgtgcgatgttcgatgcgtctgagccttctgttttgtttggactctcGAGAGTGTGTGCcccggacggtgatgcatgaaaccgtacggaagaagaATGGCTTAACAGGGTATTTTTACGATGCGCAAGGTCATCTACcatgaatacggcgtccttaCAAGGCAAGTGGTGAGCACTAGGAGCGCCTAaagaaccgcgtgacgaaaacccaggtggtgcaccacgtatgcgagacgaagagtgaagggcatcagctggttgagcgacgtctcgtgtcatatgctgaagcgatcacttcggaaatgccgactttcgcgcagaagggaggcgcgcttggcggttgggtttttcccaatatacgccaggccttctgtaagtaaactcatgtgccacttcgtcttgaggcagttgtcgattcgcgctgggctttcgaatggttgaggactACTTAGGAAATTGAcaatagtgtgcagttgtctctagatagttggcaatgagtaggtcttggtcatagtcgttaaaacgggtaatcatctcctcttttattttttgccatgactcgtcgttctcgaatatatgggttaggtaaaacttaaatgcctcaccggtgacgtagtcgctgaagttctcaaccatctcccgttccgaccacgatgcagcggtatcgtggagctcgaacaggtcaaaccagtcctgtacaggtccatcgtccactgctccggtgtacttggggatgggaaggtcagtagatggttctgtcatgatgccggtaactgcatgcgcctgtgatcacctcttctgtggtcgatattcagtggAGGCGTACTgtcggtggcttcgtgaatgatgtgaggttgatgagcggtggccaggtcttcatcctgtcgactcgtgtgacgctacaatgactgggcgacgtggcctggctcatactccgtgTTTTATTCCAgcagcacttcttcctcatctacctctcctaaccatccctgacttcttacgtcacacacacacacacacacacacacacacacacacacacacacacacacacacacacacacacacacacacacacacacacacacacacacacaaatatatatacattatgtatatatatctatatatatatatatatatatatttataaatatatatatatatatatatatatatatatatatatatatatatattatcacggagatgaagtaaaaaaagaggaagaactgAAGGAGCTAATAGGTGCTCAAgggtgccaatcagccattgtgactttTGCCTGTGGGTTTAACTCTGTAAACACATTTTGTACAAAAGTCTTTAACCGCATAacatattggtggaggtgctggttaaccatcaggcaacggagctccgcagcggacgtcgcatcagttttccagccatggccaatgctgagcTCTCCGCGCCAACGTCAGTGTCTTCCACGAACACGGCGTCGCAACCATACGTTTTCACGCCACTTAAGGATCCCGGTACACTCTGCGGGACCGATGGCATCGACGTTGACGATGGGTTATCCATgttcgaacgagtgagtgtgccgaacaaaTGGGATCCCActcttcagttggctaatgtacTGTTTTACttcagaggcacggccaaggtgtaGTTCGAAAACAACAAAGacgaactcacaagctgggaccaattcaaagaaaagatgcgagggGTGTCTGGCAAAACCGCGAGTTGCCAGATCGctgccaaaaaggaattggcctgctgTGCCCAATCTCCCACGGAATCATACCTCGCATACAATCAAGACATGCTGGCCCCTTCCGGAAAAACCGAAAGCGACATGGCAGAAGGCGACAAGGTCGGGAATgtcctgaaagggattgccgacgacgcaTTCAGTCtgctgatgtgcaagggctgttccaccgtggacGCGATCATCAGAGTGTGGTCAGtttgagcaagtgaaaagtcaCCGCACTATGCCAACACTCACCCGACTTCTAAACACCACTGCAACATggacttgcgaggaccagtccgcAACACAACGTCCgtcgccgccgggagaccttacaGGCATTGTTCGTCGCCAACTGGAAGCAGTAGCACCCTCGGCattctattcgcgcagtaccaCTCCCAATCCTGTTACTGTttctcttgttcaagccatcctgcgccaggagcttgaaaacatcataatgcattccgtgtgccatgtcactgtgcccagagtcagcgaacgccctatCACGATCCCCTCCGCCGATCGACGgttttctccacgtactcgcaaccctGCTGAGTGgtgaactgcagatgaccgccctatatgtttcaactgccaccgcgtcggacatattgctcgttactgccgcaacacatggtcctcggcccCTCGTGCAACgcccaatatgacccgtttcgacggTACCGCCCACACGTTTTCACCTGCCCAAAAGTCCAATGCCGTTGACCATTatcggaacacttggtacagccactcgccttcaccacgtgggcaccagtctcgtaCGCCGCAAATACGTCGCCCAacgtcccgttcgccgcagccacggcgcttctcgtcccctgTGGCTTCCGACCGCATCATCCAGGAAAACTgaaaaatgcagcccccggaggtggtgctgcattggcgacttctgcagccaatcctCTCCCGGTTGCGCCCAGACGAAATGTAATAGACATTGAAGTAGGCAgcgtacctgtacaagcacttgtagacaccggcgcaagcatttcggtcatgagttcaagcctacacACACGTTTAACTGACACCAGCGGcagcacaaatgctccgtgtggccgatggcggcacgccgatggttctcggtgtgtgcactgcccgcttaagtGTAAAGGACGACACTACTTTTTCCATTTTAGctgtgattgaccactgcccttatgacgttATCCTAGGTCTGGACTTCTTGTCAAATCATTATGTTCTTATCGATTGTGCTACCGGTGTCCTTCAGCTTGAGCTACCTCAAATAGTCGCTGAACcccacactgccccgccgcgcctgtgctctcttcaggatgtgtgAATGTCACGTCAGGCCTACGTCGTTTTGACCACACAGCCacaggttcccgatggtcaatatgtcctccttcttCTCGCTGACATCCTTTTGAACCGCAACATCGCCATTCCCCTTATGCTTGCGACTATCACTGACAACTGTACCTCgctcccacttctcaatttcaccTTGTGCCCTCAAGTtattcctcgtggcatgttcttggccagcgtatctaatgctgacgaattcgaaatagcggcTCTCACAACCGAGATAGATCTACTTCAGTGTTCTGTAGCTAACAGCACCTATTCTTTGCCAAAttgtttctcgaagatgattgcacccgacctcaatccTAGGCAAACCAacgacatccatcgccttctcgcgtcatacaCCATCATTTTTTATtacgacgacagacctctagggcaaacatccaccgttcaacaccgtataaacactggtggcactagtcctattcgccgacgcccctatcatgtctcccacactgagcgcagagttatccaagcggaagttgacaaaatctgaacaaaggtgtcatagaaccatcaagtagtccttgagcctcccctgtcgtccttgtgaagaaaaaggacggtacctggcgcttctgcgttgaccaTCACCACCTCAACAAGATCAAGCGAAAAGACatatacccgctaccacgcatcgatgacgcgttggactgcctgcacggcgctacatacttctcgtctattgattttcggtccggctactggcagatttctgtcaacgaaatggaccgagagaagacggtcTTCAATACAccggatggtttataccagtttaaggtcatgccttttgtactatgtaacgcccctgcctcATTCGAATGAATGATGggctctctcctgcgtggttacaagtggtctTTTTGTCTTTGTTACCTTTGTGATAGTCTCTTTATCTACTTTTAATAGCtacctgacccgtctcgctgcaattttcacagtcttcagaacagctggacACAACTCAATTTCAAGAAATCTAAATTTGGCCACTGTCAGATTGCCATTCTAGGCATCTTCTAAACGTCGATGGCGTCCAACCAGATCCCAAAAAGATCTGCGCCATCCGTAACTTTCCggtgccccgttctacatccgatGTCCGGAGTTTCATCGGCTTATGTTCGTACTTTCGTCgtttcgtgaaaaacttcgccgacgttgccaggcCAATCACAGATTTGCTGAAAAAAGATACCACATTCTCATTAGGCCCTGAGCAGGCTAATCGTTCACCGCCCTCATCGGCTACTTAACTACGCCGCCATACTTGCCcgctttaatccttctgctgtcacagaagttcgcaccgacgccagtggccacggtatcggcgcagttctcgctcagtgGCATCACGGCAGACAGTGCATGATAGCtcacgccagtcgcctgctttctcctcTTTagaggaattattccatcaccaaGAGAGAGTGTTTATCTTTAGTTTGGGTCGTCGCCAAGCTCCGGTCACATTTATATCGTCCATATTCTCCGTCGTTACacaccaccacgccctctgcggGCGGACTTCTCTGAAGGATccgactggacgtctgggtcgctgggctctgagggtccaggaattttcgtttagcatcagctacaaatctggccgtttgcacaatgacgcagactgtctttctcgtcatcTGGTGGATCttcctgatcccgttgcgcctgacctgAAGAGCAGCATAATGGTGTTTACTGacatcagcgatatgcgcattgaacaacgactggatgagtcagtgcgcactatcatcgacgtcATTCAGTCTGACGACCGCGAcactgaatcccgtatgttcgtacTGCAGGatggcatcctctaccgccgcaacgtcagcACTGAATGCCCTGAGCTTCTGCTCGTCATTCtgcgtcatctacggcctgccatacttgaacagcttcacgatgCACCAACAGCgcgacacctcggtgtttcccgcacatacgaccgggtGCGACGTTGGTTCTTCTGGCCAGGACTGTACCGCAGCATGTGTCGATATGTCAcctcttgcgacctctgccagcgccggaaaagacctttactgccagctggatatcttcacccgaTTGAAGTCCCCTTTGACCCATTTTATCGCGTAGAACTCGACCTTCTTGCCCCTTTTCGACGACAACACTGGGAAATAAAAGgatcgccgtcgccacagattatgtgACCCGTAGCGCGATAACataggccatgccaaccagttgcgccaatGACGTCACGCATTTTCTTCTTCAtaacgtcatcttacaccacggtgcaccccgacagctgcttacggaccgcggctGCTCTTTCTTGTCTAAAGTTGTCGACAACCTTCTG
The nucleotide sequence above comes from Rhipicephalus microplus isolate Deutch F79 chromosome 2, USDA_Rmic, whole genome shotgun sequence. Encoded proteins:
- the LOC119170782 gene encoding uncharacterized protein LOC119170782; the encoded protein is MKVVLAITLVAILGVASGTQFSLCQAPSERRHELVNCVKTHLNEQASQKLSEVKQRLNCEDLDCVFTKICELSSDTHQEHANTFLPDDVKTDVRAALTQCRPSN